The following proteins are encoded in a genomic region of Phalacrocorax carbo chromosome 2, bPhaCar2.1, whole genome shotgun sequence:
- the WDR86 gene encoding WD repeat-containing protein 86 isoform X1, whose product MGNSGSAVKVCTDHQGGINWLSLSPDGQRLLTGSEDGTARLWSTADSQCHGHFQGHESYITFCHLENEAAFTCSADHTIRKWDVMTGQCLAIYRGHTSIVNRILVAKDYLFSGSYDRTARCWSVDKEKQIQEFRGHRNCVLTLAHYSSRDVLEEEEEEEEEEEKVSRDLLVTGSTDCTVKVWWVSSGRCYQTLLGHTGAVLCLILDAPNRELFSGSTDYTIRTWNIVTGEQLKVFKEHQGSVICLELVNRHLYSGSADRTVKCWLVDTGERIQTYKAHKHSVSTLKYHAGILFTGSGDACARAFNSKSGVLQKIFRGHKFIINCIQIHNELLYTASHDGTLRIWDIRGICKRNKRRLKKERSAQGRSSQKGSLSRLFNNKVGCMVQQENGEHEAVELM is encoded by the exons ATGGGGAACAGTGGCTCAGCCGTGAAGGTCTGCACAGACCACCAAGGAGGCATCAACTGGCTGAGCCTGAGCCCGGATGGGCAGCGCCTGCTCACGGGCAGCGAGGATGGCACGGCGCGGCTCTGGAGCACTGCCGACAGCCAGTGCCATGGCCACTTCCAAG GGCATGAAAGTTACATCACCTTTTGCCACTTAGAAAATGAGGCTGCCTTCACGTGTAGTGCAGATCATACCATTCGAAAGTGGGATGTGATGACAGGTCAGTGCCTGGCCATTTACCGAGGACACACATCAATTGTTAACAG GATCCTGGTTGCCAAAGACTATCTCTTCAGTGGCTCCTATGACAGGACGGCTCGCTGTTGGAGCGTGGACAAGGAGAAACAAATCCAGGAGTTCCGGGGCCATCGGAACTGTGTCCTGACTCTAGCTCACTATTCCTCCAGGGATGTTcttgaagaagaggaggaagaagaggaggaagaggaaaaagtgagcAGAGACCTCCTGGTGACAGGTAGCACTGACTGCACTGTGAAGGTCTGGTGGGTGTCCAGTGGGCGCTGTTACCAGACTCTGCTGGGACACACTGGGGCTGTCTTATGCCTTATACTTGACGCACCAAACAGGGAGCTGTTTTCTGGCAGCACGGATTACACCATTCGAACGTGGAATATTGTCACTGGTGAGCAGTTGAAAGTGTTCAAAGAACATCAAGGATCAGTAATTTGCCTAGAG cTAGTGAATCGGCACTTGTATTCAGGAAGCGCGGACAGGACAGTGAAGTGCTGGTTAGTAGACACTGGGGAGCGAATCCAAACGTACAAGGCTCACAAACACAGCGTTAGCACTTTGAAATACCACGCTGGGATCT TGTTCACAGGAAGTGGTGACGCCTGCGCAAGAGCGTTCAATTCCAAGAGTGGTGTCCTGCAGAAGATATTTCGAGGGCACAAGTTCATCATCAACTGCATCCAG ATCCACAATGAGTTGCTCTACACGGCGTCCCACGATGGCACACTACGGATTTGGGACATCCGGGGAATATGCAAGAGAAATAAGCGGCGTTTGAAGAAGGAGAGGTCTGCCCAGGGCAGGAGCTCTCAGAAGGGAAGTCTGTCTCGTCTCTTCAACAATAAAGTCGGCTGTATGGTACAGCAAGAAAATGGGGAACATGAGGCCGTTGAACTAATGTGA
- the WDR86 gene encoding WD repeat-containing protein 86 isoform X2: protein MGNSGSAVKVCTDHQGGINWLSLSPDGQRLLTGSEDGTARLWSTADSQCHGHFQGHESYITFCHLENEAAFTCSADHTIRKWDVMTGQCLAIYRGHTSIVNRILVAKDYLFSGSYDRTARCWSVDKEKQIQEFRGHRNCVLTLAHYSSRDVLEEEEEEEEEEEKVSRDLLVTGSTDCTVKVWWVSSGRCYQTLLGHTGAVLCLILDAPNRELFSGSTDYTIRTWNIVTGEQLKVFKEHQGSVICLEYFLVNAARFVNDTEERRRLGAVLHCPPENANGISKEGCMMVCNLLSGQQTLNVCNCMCLTEVNDNNFSHYSPCLSLSSISFPLQRQQHVFLIAV, encoded by the exons ATGGGGAACAGTGGCTCAGCCGTGAAGGTCTGCACAGACCACCAAGGAGGCATCAACTGGCTGAGCCTGAGCCCGGATGGGCAGCGCCTGCTCACGGGCAGCGAGGATGGCACGGCGCGGCTCTGGAGCACTGCCGACAGCCAGTGCCATGGCCACTTCCAAG GGCATGAAAGTTACATCACCTTTTGCCACTTAGAAAATGAGGCTGCCTTCACGTGTAGTGCAGATCATACCATTCGAAAGTGGGATGTGATGACAGGTCAGTGCCTGGCCATTTACCGAGGACACACATCAATTGTTAACAG GATCCTGGTTGCCAAAGACTATCTCTTCAGTGGCTCCTATGACAGGACGGCTCGCTGTTGGAGCGTGGACAAGGAGAAACAAATCCAGGAGTTCCGGGGCCATCGGAACTGTGTCCTGACTCTAGCTCACTATTCCTCCAGGGATGTTcttgaagaagaggaggaagaagaggaggaagaggaaaaagtgagcAGAGACCTCCTGGTGACAGGTAGCACTGACTGCACTGTGAAGGTCTGGTGGGTGTCCAGTGGGCGCTGTTACCAGACTCTGCTGGGACACACTGGGGCTGTCTTATGCCTTATACTTGACGCACCAAACAGGGAGCTGTTTTCTGGCAGCACGGATTACACCATTCGAACGTGGAATATTGTCACTGGTGAGCAGTTGAAAGTGTTCAAAGAACATCAAGGATCAGTAATTTGCCTAGAG tatTTTCTGGTGAATGCTGCCAGGTTTGTTAATGACacagaggagagaaggaggtTAGGCGCTGTACTCCACTGTCCACCAGAAAATGCTAATGGTATATCTAAAGAAGGGTGTATGATGGTCTGTAACTTACTTTCAGGTCAGCAAACCTTAAATGTTTGTAACTGTATGTGTCTGACTGAAGTTAATGACAATAATTTTTCTCACTACTCTCCTTGTTTGTCTTTGTCGTCCATAAGTTTTCCTTTACAGAGGCAacagcatgtatttttaatagctgtttAA